The following are encoded together in the Terriglobia bacterium genome:
- a CDS encoding carboxypeptidase regulatory-like domain-containing protein, which yields APKAQKIDMSQDPACKGTNTVETLVVNSGNLENAFVYVKDGLGSRTFEVPKEPVTLDQQGCRYHPHVLGIMTGQTLKVLNSDPTTHNIHPTPKDNREWNESQPPKAPAIEKTFAREEIMLPVKCNQHPWMKMYINVVKSPYFAVTDKDGKYTLKGLPPGTYTIAVVQEKLGEQTQQITVGPKESKTADFTMKAAQ from the coding sequence AGCTCCCAAAGCCCAGAAAATCGACATGAGCCAGGATCCTGCCTGCAAGGGAACCAACACTGTCGAGACCCTGGTCGTCAATAGCGGCAATCTGGAAAACGCTTTCGTGTACGTGAAGGACGGGCTGGGCAGCCGCACTTTCGAAGTGCCTAAGGAGCCCGTCACGCTCGATCAGCAGGGCTGCCGCTATCACCCGCACGTGCTCGGCATCATGACCGGCCAGACCTTGAAGGTCCTCAACAGCGATCCCACCACCCACAACATCCACCCCACACCGAAAGACAACCGGGAGTGGAACGAGTCGCAACCGCCCAAGGCGCCGGCCATCGAGAAGACCTTCGCCCGCGAAGAAATTATGCTGCCGGTGAAGTGCAACCAGCATCCTTGGATGAAGATGTACATCAATGTCGTCAAGAGCCCGTATTTTGCGGTCACCGACAAGGATGGCAAGTACACCCTCAAGGGACTACCGCCGGGCACGTACACCATCGCCGTGGTGCAGGAAAAACTCGGCGAGCAGACGCAGCAGATCACCGTCGGCCCGAAGGAATCCAAGACCGCCGACTTCACCATGAAAGCGGCGCAGTAG
- a CDS encoding COX15/CtaA family protein, translating to MSLTTPFNKAHHRFATIVAFCTFLLIIAGALVTSNDAGLAVPDWPTSFHHWPVTYGYFTVPLVGGIRWEHGHRILAQFIGLLTIVLAIWTSKVDRRPWMRKLGWAALATVIAQGVLGGITVLHFLPPSVSAAHATLGQTFFCLVVSIWLLTGRTWVQDPRMQLPTKRPSLPWLATAAAACVYVQLILGAAFRHHGIKLLPHIISAAVVTFVLLWTVVRVLSEYALVQQLRRPALMLLALLMVQLTLGFGAWLTRVEWGREAPQPGMPMVYATVAHVAVGALLLATTVVLAIQAWRHVAIPTAERIPAHAVKPVAV from the coding sequence ATGTCGCTGACCACGCCATTCAATAAGGCGCATCATCGTTTCGCGACCATCGTCGCCTTCTGCACTTTTCTTCTCATCATCGCCGGCGCCCTGGTCACCAGCAATGACGCCGGGCTCGCCGTTCCCGATTGGCCGACCTCGTTCCATCATTGGCCGGTGACTTACGGCTACTTCACCGTGCCGCTGGTCGGCGGAATCCGTTGGGAACACGGCCATCGCATCCTCGCGCAATTCATCGGACTGTTGACCATCGTTCTGGCCATCTGGACCTCGAAGGTGGACCGCCGTCCCTGGATGCGCAAGCTGGGATGGGCTGCGCTCGCGACCGTGATCGCCCAGGGTGTCCTCGGCGGGATTACCGTGCTGCACTTCCTCCCGCCCAGCGTTTCCGCGGCCCACGCGACCCTTGGCCAGACGTTTTTCTGCCTCGTGGTTTCCATCTGGCTTCTCACCGGACGCACCTGGGTCCAGGACCCGCGCATGCAGCTTCCCACCAAGCGGCCGAGCTTGCCCTGGCTGGCGACCGCCGCCGCGGCCTGCGTCTATGTGCAATTAATTTTGGGAGCCGCGTTCCGCCATCATGGCATCAAACTCCTGCCGCACATCATCAGCGCCGCTGTGGTGACGTTTGTCCTGCTGTGGACGGTGGTGCGCGTGCTCAGTGAATATGCGTTGGTGCAACAGCTTCGCCGTCCCGCTCTCATGCTGCTGGCTCTCTTGATGGTCCAACTCACGCTCGGTTTTGGCGCCTGGCTGACCCGCGTCGAATGGGGACGCGAGGCGCCCCAGCCTGGAATGCCGATGGTCTACGCCACCGTGGCGCACGTTGCCGTGGGCGCGCTGCTGCTGGCGACCACCGTCGTGCTTGCCATCCAGGCATGGCGGCACGTCGCGATTCCAACCGCGGAGCGCATTCCCGCGCACGCTGTCAAGCCGGTGGCCGTATGA
- the cyoE gene encoding heme o synthase gives MSAATPPIHTDGVAHPFRARFSRERVGGLLQDYSELIKLRVTSLIVLSAWAGAYFAAPRAGVAQLSWPVLHALIGISLIAAGSAALNEVFEKDVDALMRRTAHRPLPSKRMGLVHASMVSGMLVFGGALYLALFCNLLTGCLALATAIVYLAAYTPLKRVSPVCTFVGAFPGAMPPLLGWTALRGRIEIEGLILFAIVFFWQFPHFYSIAWLYREDYQRASIRMLPVVEATGKATSREIVLYSIALLPASFAPTLLHMSGNLYLFGAAVMGMIFFYFGIRLAAFKQPLTSGHSKRRARQLLLATVFYLPLLFALMMLNSR, from the coding sequence ATGAGCGCCGCTACGCCTCCAATCCACACCGATGGGGTGGCCCACCCTTTTCGCGCGCGCTTTTCGCGCGAAAGGGTGGGGGGGCTACTTCAGGATTACTCCGAGCTCATCAAGCTGCGCGTCACCTCGCTCATCGTGCTCAGCGCCTGGGCGGGTGCGTACTTCGCCGCGCCGCGCGCCGGGGTCGCACAGCTTTCATGGCCGGTGCTGCACGCGCTCATCGGAATCTCGCTCATCGCCGCCGGTTCCGCCGCGTTGAACGAGGTCTTTGAAAAAGACGTCGATGCCCTCATGCGCCGCACCGCGCATCGGCCGCTGCCCTCCAAGCGCATGGGCCTGGTGCATGCCAGCATGGTGTCGGGAATGTTGGTTTTCGGCGGCGCGCTTTACCTGGCGCTCTTCTGCAACCTCCTGACCGGGTGCCTGGCGCTCGCCACCGCCATCGTCTATCTGGCTGCGTACACGCCACTGAAGCGCGTTTCGCCCGTCTGCACCTTTGTCGGCGCCTTTCCCGGCGCCATGCCGCCGCTGCTCGGCTGGACCGCCCTGCGCGGACGCATCGAAATTGAAGGCCTCATCCTGTTCGCGATTGTTTTCTTCTGGCAGTTCCCGCACTTCTATTCCATCGCCTGGCTCTACCGCGAGGACTACCAGCGGGCCAGTATCCGCATGCTGCCCGTGGTCGAGGCTACCGGCAAAGCCACCAGCCGCGAGATCGTGCTCTATTCCATCGCGCTGCTGCCCGCCAGCTTCGCGCCCACGCTGCTACACATGTCGGGCAACCTCTATCTTTTTGGCGCGGCCGTCATGGGCATGATCTTCTTCTATTTTGGCATCCGCCTCGCCGCCTTCAAGCAGCCCTTGACCTCGGGCCACTCCAAGCGCCGCGCGCGCCAGTTGCTTCTCGCCACCGTTTTCTACCTGCCGCTGCTGTTCGCGCTGATGATGCTGAATTCCCGCTAG
- a CDS encoding ATP-binding cassette domain-containing protein, translating to MSAELAPQTAATAPVIQVEDVRHLYDGRPALDGVTFDVRPAEIFGLLGPNGSGKTTLFRILSTLMLPSQGRAVIMGHDAAQDPTGLRRHIGVVFQAQSIDIKLSAAENLRHVGHLYGLRGAPLKVRIAEMLGRVGLADRANDRAETFSGGMQRRLELAKGLLHHPSVLLLDEPTTGLDPGARRDLWQYLHILREQERVTVIVTTHLMEEAERCDRLAILSEGKLVALGTPAELKREIGGDVILLEAADPESLARRIHGRYRLDATVIAGKVRLERESGHRFVTDVVEAFPGEIQSMSVSKPTLEDVFIHRTGHRFWTDDQKAEDQHASRTEH from the coding sequence TTGTCCGCCGAATTAGCCCCACAAACTGCCGCAACCGCGCCTGTCATCCAGGTGGAGGACGTGCGCCACCTCTACGACGGGCGACCTGCGCTCGACGGTGTCACCTTCGACGTGCGCCCGGCGGAGATCTTTGGCCTGCTCGGCCCCAACGGCAGCGGCAAGACCACGCTGTTCCGCATTCTCTCCACGCTGATGCTTCCGTCCCAGGGCCGCGCCGTCATCATGGGCCACGACGCGGCGCAAGATCCCACTGGACTGCGCCGTCATATCGGCGTCGTATTCCAGGCGCAGAGCATTGACATCAAGCTGAGCGCGGCCGAGAACCTGCGCCACGTCGGACATCTGTACGGATTGCGGGGAGCGCCGCTGAAAGTGCGCATCGCGGAGATGCTGGGGCGTGTCGGGCTTGCTGACCGCGCCAACGACCGCGCCGAGACCTTTTCCGGCGGCATGCAGCGACGGTTGGAGCTAGCCAAGGGCCTGCTGCATCATCCGTCGGTGCTGCTGCTGGACGAGCCCACGACGGGCCTCGATCCGGGCGCGCGCCGCGACCTCTGGCAGTATCTGCACATCCTGCGCGAGCAGGAGCGTGTCACCGTGATCGTGACCACGCACCTGATGGAAGAGGCCGAGCGCTGCGACCGCCTCGCCATCCTGAGCGAAGGCAAGCTGGTCGCGCTGGGAACGCCCGCGGAACTGAAGCGCGAGATCGGCGGCGACGTCATCTTGCTGGAAGCCGCCGATCCGGAATCGCTGGCACGGCGCATCCACGGGCGCTACCGGCTCGACGCCACCGTGATTGCCGGAAAGGTGCGCCTGGAGCGGGAAAGCGGCCATCGCTTCGTCACCGACGTGGTGGAAGCTTTTCCCGGCGAGATCCAATCCATGTCGGTGAGCAAGCCGACGCTGGAGGATGTATTCATCCATCGCACCGGACACAGGTTCTGGACCGACGACCAGAAGGCGGAAGACCAACACGCCTCCAGAACCGAGCACTAA
- a CDS encoding ABC transporter permease — translation MASGTQTVPAPIAAPSVGALIPALSLWWREIVRFYRQRSRVVGVIASPVLFWIVIGSGFGTSFKGGSGAGNQHYLDYFFPGALIMIVLFTSIFTMMSVIEDRKEGFLLSVLVAPVHRSVIVLGKVLGGTTLSMIQGLVFLCFAPALGIHLGLAQFGLIVLDVFLVSFALTGLGFIIAWPMDSSQGFHAVINLFLIPLWLLSGALFPLTGASGWIRLLMRINPLTYGTEALRTLLFPASAIFAVSTCLIVLMGFSLVMFFAAFVVANRRTTKPAA, via the coding sequence ATGGCTTCAGGCACCCAAACCGTTCCCGCACCAATCGCAGCGCCCTCGGTGGGCGCGCTCATCCCCGCACTCAGCCTGTGGTGGCGCGAGATCGTCCGCTTCTACCGCCAGCGCTCGCGGGTAGTCGGCGTCATTGCTTCGCCGGTCCTGTTCTGGATCGTGATCGGCTCCGGCTTCGGCACCTCGTTCAAAGGCGGCAGCGGCGCGGGCAACCAGCACTATCTCGACTACTTCTTTCCCGGCGCGCTCATCATGATCGTGCTCTTCACCTCGATCTTTACCATGATGTCGGTGATCGAGGACCGCAAGGAAGGGTTCCTGCTGTCGGTGCTGGTGGCGCCGGTGCATCGTTCGGTCATCGTGCTCGGCAAGGTGCTGGGCGGAACGACGCTCTCGATGATTCAGGGGCTGGTGTTTCTCTGCTTCGCGCCCGCGCTGGGCATTCATCTTGGCCTGGCGCAGTTCGGCCTGATCGTGCTCGACGTCTTCCTGGTCTCGTTCGCCCTCACCGGGCTGGGTTTCATCATCGCCTGGCCGATGGATTCCTCGCAGGGCTTCCACGCGGTGATCAACCTGTTCCTGATTCCGCTGTGGCTGCTTTCGGGCGCGCTGTTTCCGCTCACCGGCGCCTCCGGATGGATTCGCCTGCTGATGCGCATCAATCCGCTGACCTACGGAACCGAAGCCTTGCGCACACTGCTTTTCCCGGCCAGTGCGATCTTTGCCGTGAGCACTTGTTTGATCGTGCTGATGGGATTCTCCCTGGTGATGTTCTTCGCTGCGTTCGTGGTCGCCAATCGCCGGACGACCAAACCCGCGGCCTAG
- a CDS encoding DUF420 domain-containing protein, which translates to MSNLSSLPALNAVLNGTSAVLIASARNSIRRGNIARHRALMIAAVVTSSIFFASYVYYHAHVGSVHFPGQGIARTIYFSILITHTILAATVPPLVIIALTLGLRRRDQRHRAIARWTYPIWLYVSITGVVIYLMLYQLFRA; encoded by the coding sequence ATATCAAATTTGTCATCGTTACCAGCTCTTAACGCCGTGCTGAATGGCACCAGCGCCGTTTTGATCGCCTCGGCGCGCAATTCCATTCGCCGCGGAAACATCGCCCGCCATCGCGCCCTGATGATCGCTGCAGTTGTGACTTCTTCGATCTTCTTCGCCTCTTACGTTTACTATCACGCGCACGTTGGCAGCGTGCATTTTCCGGGACAGGGAATCGCGCGCACCATCTATTTCTCCATCCTGATCACGCACACGATTCTGGCCGCGACCGTTCCGCCGCTCGTCATCATCGCGCTCACGCTCGGTCTGCGCCGCCGCGACCAGCGCCATCGCGCCATCGCGCGCTGGACTTACCCGATCTGGCTTTACGTCTCGATCACCGGCGTTGTGATCTACTTGATGCTGTACCAGTTGTTCCGCGCTTAA
- a CDS encoding 4Fe-4S dicluster domain-containing protein, giving the protein MVPDELKHEPRSKGLTTARKKKPKELAVITECCTGCAGSPACVEYCPVEDCMFWVPDEDHPPFGRIQVDPLLCIGCKKCTSKGPDGAFLDGCPWDAIVMVDTPEVEKEVGVMPY; this is encoded by the coding sequence ATGGTTCCCGACGAGCTGAAGCACGAGCCCCGCTCCAAGGGCCTCACCACCGCGCGCAAAAAGAAACCCAAAGAGCTGGCGGTGATCACCGAGTGTTGCACCGGCTGCGCCGGCTCGCCTGCCTGCGTGGAATATTGTCCGGTGGAGGATTGCATGTTCTGGGTTCCGGACGAAGATCATCCGCCCTTCGGCCGCATCCAGGTGGATCCGCTGCTCTGCATCGGCTGCAAGAAGTGCACCAGCAAGGGTCCCGACGGCGCCTTCCTCGACGGTTGCCCCTGGGACGCCATCGTCATGGTGGACACCCCCGAGGTCGAAAAAGAAGTCGGCGTCATGCCCTACTAG
- a CDS encoding VOC family protein has product MPTTKTHYIPAGYHSVTPYIIVRNAARALDWYKNVFGAQEEFRFPTPDGKIGHAEIKIGDSHIMLADEFPQMNAVSPETIGGTASALMIYVEDVDSVFKKAVANGAKVKQEPQDKFYGDRNATIYDPFGHQWTIATHVEDVSPEEMQRRAASQK; this is encoded by the coding sequence ATGCCCACGACGAAAACCCATTACATCCCCGCCGGCTATCACTCCGTCACGCCGTACATCATCGTGCGCAACGCCGCCCGTGCCCTCGACTGGTACAAAAACGTGTTTGGGGCGCAGGAAGAGTTCCGTTTTCCCACGCCCGACGGAAAAATCGGCCACGCCGAAATCAAGATCGGCGATTCTCACATCATGCTCGCCGATGAATTTCCCCAGATGAACGCCGTCAGCCCCGAAACCATCGGCGGCACCGCCTCCGCCCTCATGATTTACGTCGAGGACGTGGACTCCGTCTTCAAGAAGGCTGTCGCCAACGGCGCGAAAGTGAAGCAGGAACCTCAGGACAAGTTCTACGGCGACCGCAATGCCACTATCTACGACCCCTTCGGCCACCAGTGGACGATTGCCACCCACGTCGAAGACGTTTCGCCGGAAGAAATGCAGCGCCGCGCCGCCAGCCAGAAGTGA